In Roseiconus lacunae, the DNA window AAGGCGGTTGTGAGCTGACAGCCAACTGGCGGATCTCTCGCGTGACACTTGATTGCCTTTCGGCGATTGAGGTGTCCGTCCTTTGGTTTACCGAAGGCAAGGGGGATACGGACCTAAATGTCCACTACTTCGAGCGGCTCGAAAAAGAACAAATCCACCGTCATGGTCTGGCCGACCAGCAATCGCTTTCCTGCGTGCTTCCGGCGACCCCGCTCAGTTATCACGGTCGGTTAATTCGCCTGCGTTGGAGCGTCCGTCTGCGTCTGTTCATGACCAACGGACGCGAAATCGTAACGAACCAGCCATTCTACCTCGTGGCGGTCAACTCCAGCCAAAACGGCCTGACCGCGATCCGATCGAGTGATTGCCCATAGACTGTAAGGCGGCAATCGCTGAATCGACAAGTCAGCCGCAACTTCCGCCCCTGCCCGAATCCGGGGGAAAGGTGATGCCGTACCGACACCCCCCGTTTTCGATCACGTTGATTGCTTCGGATGTATTCGCGCGAGCCAACTAACGACAGCGAATCAGCTCGTGAGGAATGATCCCGAGTCGTCGAACGGTCTCATCGATGTCGTCGAGAAACCGATCGGCATCGACCGGGTATCCGGCGGTTGGTCGCAAACTTTCCAGTCCGACGTGCTGTTCCCGAAAGTATCGATTGAACGATTCCATCGATTTCTCACGTAGAAATTTGGCCACCATCGACGAGAACGCGACCGGTGTGAAGGAATCACCCTTTACGGTGAATCGAATTCCAAACTCTCGGTCAGCGAAGGGGACCCGGTAATGGCTCTCGCGTTTGGATTCCTCGACGACTTGTACCAACGTTCCATCGAAGGCGGCTTGAAGCGGGCCGGCATAATATCGGCGACCACCGTGCCGATCGCAAAACACTTCCACCGGCTCATCGTCGGTACAAAGGTCCGATTCGAGGAAATCTCGTGTCAGGCGAAGCGTGAGGTCACCGAGGATATCTGATTTGTTCAACCCTGCATCACACAACGCATTAAAACGCCCGGCGTCAATCACACGTGTCCTGATCCCGATCAGCTGAGCACCGGCGTGCCGCCAATGCCGAACAATCGTATCGCTATCTTCGATCTCCAGCGTCTGGTCCGTCAACGTTTGCAACCAAGGTCGACACGATAACGATTGATGGTCAAGGGACGCTAATTCTTTGGTCAGATCCAGAAAGCTTCGCTCCGGATGAACACACCGCCAACCGGCCGACGTGACCCACTGCAACACATGGTAAGGTGGCCGTCTGTGATCAGCCTGCAGCAAATTCGATGATGTGCGGCTGGCGGGCTGGAATACGGCTTTAGAATCGTCGATGAGGACACGTGAAGAGTCGATCTGGATTGGCTCTCGATACGGACCAAAGGCGTCCTGGGCGGCTTTCCATGCATGGTCATCCAGGCGCCACGCCGTAGCGGCAACGACAAACGGGCCCAGTTTGGGCCCGTATCCGGCCTCGTCCGTTGCGATCAGTAACATCCTGCTGTAAAGGCCTTTCGTCCAGTAGTTGCGAGTTCTGTGGGGTGATCCAATAGAGTAGTGGAAGAGATCGCATTCGCGGAGTGGACGGTGGTGGTGATTTGATTGCGATGCGGGCTGGCTCTAATTTGGCCGTAGATCTCTCGCTTCCCGCGAACGTCTTTGCTAAAAGCTAGTGCTTCGTCTAAATCAACTGTTTGGGTTCAGCTCATCGGCCGAAGGGCGTCCGCCCCGGTTACTGCACCGAAACCGCAGCTAACGCCATGCGTCTGATCGATCACAACGAAACTTTGAAGTGACAACGGAATACTCGTGTGGGCCAAGATTTGCACTTGGGCACCGCTACCAGGAATCAACAACAATCTCAACGGAAAGATCGTTCCACGCATGTTGGAAGAGTACAAAGTTAGCCGAAGTAGCCGTCAGTGCTACGTTCAACAACGACCGTTGAAAGAGGGCGAGTGGTACTACTCGGTTGTCATCGCCGGTGAAAAAGGCTACCAGCGTCGCGATTACTCCGCCGACGCGTGGGAGTCGCCACCTGAGGGATCGGTTGGGTTTTGGAAGTGCCAGATGCCACTCAACGGCGAACGGAAATTAGTCCTTGCGCCGCGCGAGGTGCTGATCGACTTGTTGCGTCAGATGGAGTCGGAACCGGAGCGCGTGAAGCTGCGGTTTCTCTTGGCGTTGACGTTGCTGCGACGCCGAGTGCTTCGGATGCTGGACTCGGCCCCCGGTGACCATGATGCGGAAGGGGTCAAGTTTTTGCAGTTTGAGGTCATCGATGATGGCACGACATTGGACATCATGGAGTGCAAGATCAGCAAACAAGAATCCGAATCGCTTAGCGAAGCCCTCGTCGACCTGCTGTACTGTGAAGCAAGCGAAGACGATCAGTGAAGGACGATCAGTGAAGGCACCGGAGATTTAGTGTCTTGTTCCAATTCAGGATTCGGGTGCGAGTCTTTAGTCGACGGGCGTCCGCCCCGGTTGCTGCACCAAGACCGTGGCTAACGCCATGCGGCTAATCCTAAAATCAAAGGCGGACAAAGCACTCAAGCAACGCATGCGACGCAAATCAAACGGCTGAATCTTTGCTTTCGAAGCCGGATTGATCTCGCATCAGGCGTGTGGGACTTGCTATTTGCGTTCACAGAGGCTCGAAGCGGCCCGGCGTGGAGAATGATCACCTATCGATTTTCGGTCGCCCCCCAATAACCAAAGCTGACGTTACACCAGGAAACCGCGATGCTCCACCAGAACGCAAGGATGCGTTTTCTCCTGCTATTGATGTGGATCTCGGTAGGTTTTGTTTCCGGCGGTGCAAGTTGTTCACAGCACAATCGTGTTCTTACGCTTCCTCCGCCGCCTACGGTCTTGTCGTCGGCGCCAACGGTCGAAGCCGTCATCGCGGCGGTCAACAGGACCGGGGCTGTCCGAGAACTCTCGACCAACACGGCGAGCGTCGACGTGATCTCGATGCCGGCACTTCCCCAGCTTTCGGCAACTGTTAGCCTACGTCGTGACCGTGACTTCCGGCTTCGCGCCCGACTACCCTTCGTGATGGGGTCCGATCTCGATATCGGGAGCAACAACGATTTGTTTTGGTTTGAAGTCCCCGAAGACTTCAGCCGCACGCTCTACTACGCTCGGCACGATCAATTCCAAGCCCAACTCAACCGCGCCGTCCTTCCGGTCGATCCCACCTGGCTCATGGATTCTTTGGGGCTAGCGCAAATCGACCGGGCTCAGATCGATCAGCCGATTCAAATGAGTGGTGACGGAAAGCTCGTATTGCAAGCCGCCGTTGCGATGCCGGCGGGCGTTTTTCGGCGTTTCTACACCATTGATCCGGAGCGCGGACATGTCATCGACCAGTACGTGTACTCGCCGACGGGACAGTTGATTGCCGAAAGCCATGCGTCCAACCATCAGTTCTATGCCGATCAAGGATGTTCGTTGCCCCACACGGTGCGATTTCGCTTAATCCCGGCTGCGGGTGATCCCTTGGAAATGCAAATCGAAGTCGGAACCTACGTGGTGAATCAAATCTTGAGTGGTGATCCAAATCTTTTTGTCATCCCGCAGGGAGCCGGTAAAGTCGTGGACTTGACCACGATCAGTCCGCTCGCGGTTTCCCCGTCGTTGCCAACGACAACACTACCGCCGATGACGAACGTGGTGCCGCCACCAATGCCTTCGGCGTCTCCATCGATCAGTCCCGTAGGTTTTAAGCGAGAAGGCTACCAGGATGACGTCACAACTCCGCTGCAGTTCCGTGGGTTTGAGTAGTGAGCAACCGCTGATTCGAAGCTCTCACTATTCCACATCCCTATTCGCGAGGTGTGCCGATTGGCGTTAGCCACGGTTACCGCGGAATAGGTTTGCCATCAGCCGGATGGCCTTCATCGATTCATAAAAAAACACCGCGTCAGTCCAAGATCGGAACGGGAATTGCGAATATCCGAATCAAGAGACTACGAAGTGCCAGTTTTGTTTTTCGGATCGATTCGTGGCGTCAGCTACAACGCTGTTGGAGCCTTGTAAGTGCCCGTCCGCTGACCACGGGAATCAGAGTGGCCAATAGTTTCGCCTTCGTGAACGTCGTTTCGCTACGCAGTATTGGTCTCCATGCATACCTACACTGACGCCTATCAGCACCCAACCTCCTCGGTCGCCGTTCCCGCACCGCCGACGCACCTGACGTTGGTGGCTTACTTGTTTTGGATCCTCGGCATCTTCGGCGCTCACCGATTCTATCTGGGGCGACCGGTGACCGGGGCAATCTATTTCTTCACCGGTGGGCTATTGCTGGTCGGTTGGATCATCGACCTTTTCTTAATCCCGGCGATGACCGAAGAGTCTGACCAGCGTTACCGTCCGGGCGAGATTGATTACACGCTCGCCTGGGGATTGTTCACCTTCCTTGGAGTGTTTGGCGTTCACCGTTTGTACATGGGGAAGATTTTTACCGGCGTTTTGTATCTGCTAACCGGCGGGTTACTGGGGGTCGGCGTAGTCTACGACCTCTTAACGCTAAACGAGCAGATTGATGAGCTAAATCGCTGGTAGCGAGTAGCGGTTGTGGAAAGTCCTGGCAGGTCGCCGTGAATACGGTTACGGTGAATACTTCTGGTCGCCCGGCGATGCCTGAGGAGAGCCGGAAGACTGACTCCGCGATGATCGCTGTCAATCTCGGATGCCGCGATTACTGGCGTTCGGCTTGTAGCTTCGCCTTCAATTCTTCGTAGACGACTTTGAATTGGGCGTTCTCGGGAGCCAGCTCGGATGCCAGTTGAAGCTGTGCGAGCGCGGCGTCAAGCTGCCCGTCGAGGTAAAGCGCGAGCCCGTACTGAAATTGAACGGGGGCGATTTCTGGGGCCAGCTTGGCATCTCGCGCAAGTAGTTCGAGATTTTGGTCGCGTAACTTTGTGGCGGCCTGTTGGTAACGCTCGCCTTCTTCGGGAGGAACACTGCCGGCGATCCGTTCATATAGGGATGCCAAGTTGGCGTGCGGCCCCGTCGTCCGCGGTTCGACACGGATCGCCGTTTGATACGCCTTCACCGCCTCGGGAATTCTCCCTAAACGCTCGCAAATGATTCCCCAGCCTAGGTGGGCTCCCGATCGGTCTGCGGAAACCATCAACTCTTGATGAACTTCCTCGAGTGCGACTTCAAGCTTCGAGCGTTCCTCGCGACTGAGTTGTGGCAAGACTGGTGAATGAACCAGTGCTTGTGCCGCGGTTGAACGAACCAATCGGGTCGGATCATCGAGTAGTTTGACAAGCTGTTTGCGAGTTTGCGAGGAGCCCGTCGAAGGCAACACCGAAGCCGCACTCGAACGCACCAGCGGGTGTGCGGATGGATCATCCAGAATGGAGTTGACGACGTTAGGCAATCCACGCACGCCTTGGCGAGCCAACTCCTCAATCAGCGTCGCCTTGGCGATTGCCGGTGCGCGGTGATCGGTGTACGAGAGAAACTCGATCGCCCTTCGAATTCCATC includes these proteins:
- a CDS encoding TM2 domain-containing protein; this translates as MHTYTDAYQHPTSSVAVPAPPTHLTLVAYLFWILGIFGAHRFYLGRPVTGAIYFFTGGLLLVGWIIDLFLIPAMTEESDQRYRPGEIDYTLAWGLFTFLGVFGVHRLYMGKIFTGVLYLLTGGLLGVGVVYDLLTLNEQIDELNRW